The following coding sequences are from one Hymenobacter sp. DG25A window:
- a CDS encoding metallophosphoesterase, producing the protein MRIFSAFSCLLLVLLGSALPASAQKVQVPHPERPNYRGIGKDWKKQTPPDSAHVRYTIFLIGDVGAPALDSAGEPSLNFMRRQMLAAGSKSTTIFLGDNIYEYGMPDTRAYDRKTAERRITAQLNTMRNYAGEKYMIPGNHDWKQGLNGSVEQVNREQQFVEEFMTRDSAAFAYTGDFFIPRDACPGPFEVRLQDDIVMIAINSQWFLQTDERPYGGNSGCGVADETDFFTQLEDIIQHNAGKNIMVVAHHPLFSDGIHGGYFTLADHFFPLSIVYKYAFLPLPIIGSIYPFARKYGGVSQDIPHPMYQKYKDGLMEIFNKYPNVVYAAGHEHNLQYFTEGNLHHIVSGSGCKTQHVKPGPGGNALFSDKEKGFARVNYYDNGEVWVEYYIPEDRGEKGRLVFRTPMYAQQTAELTQLQEREQLQRPPFGDSTITLAINPRYAKRGALHRALFGDHYRAEWSTPVEFPVLDMATERGGLMPYKVGGGKQTSSLKVRNEEGRNYTLRGLNKDPAAVLPEALRETAARDILQDQISAQHPYAAFVIPPLAEAAGILHTNPKPVYIPRDPLLGQYVDRFADTPAMIEEDAKDDQSNVESLGNATNLVGTDKVLERLEDDNDNRVNEKDFARSRLFDMWIGDWDRHEDQWRWAERKDADGDRKFTAVPEDRDIAFFKGDGFLPWVASRKWAIRNFQNFGKDYADYKGLNLTALANDRTFLASVSKDKWVEIAEDMKRDLTDAIIDSALRANWAPQIYALHGPEIAAKLKSRRDLLPQLAADYYGVLNEVVEVKGSRKREQFDVVRLPDNKTRVTVTKINKEGKRTKTLFDKTFDPSVTKDIRLYGFAGHDVYHVTGESKKGPLLRIIGGTEADTITDNSRVGGWRHRTLVYDADTSNIITAGKETRLHLEPGTEVSRYDHPNRTDRKDYRLPYFGPAVYFGYNIDDGLFVGGGGTLRTYGFRRSPFATEQTLVANYAPSRQAYNVRYNGAFTDVVGKFDLKINSQFYGPQLLYNYFGSGNNTRNVLAERGDDNRVTNRDINDNYRIRFSRFYFSPVLEKDVFSFLKAGIGPQYDQWRISKQDLGQQILSGLDEQGNGATGAATGIRASDFQLNRYLGGRVYVNLDAASSPKNPRIGLRWYNSAEFNRQLNGEKLQYTRLASEARFYLSPNFPFQLTWAGRLGISHNIGDYRFYQANTLGGTTNLRGYRRTRYAGRTSLYGNGEVRVQLFTFNAYLVPGKFGVLGLADAARVFTTQDTRTGLQAFHTAVGGGIWVDVLKQAVINATYSVGEENLVFVGFDFLF; encoded by the coding sequence ATGAGAATTTTTTCCGCGTTTAGTTGCCTGCTGCTTGTGCTGCTGGGCAGCGCGTTGCCTGCATCGGCCCAGAAAGTCCAGGTGCCCCACCCAGAGCGCCCCAACTACCGGGGCATAGGCAAGGACTGGAAAAAGCAAACCCCGCCCGATAGCGCCCACGTGCGCTACACTATCTTTCTAATTGGCGACGTAGGTGCCCCCGCCCTGGACTCGGCCGGGGAGCCTTCCCTGAACTTTATGCGCCGGCAGATGCTGGCCGCCGGCTCCAAAAGCACCACTATTTTCCTGGGCGACAATATTTACGAGTACGGCATGCCCGATACCCGCGCCTACGACCGCAAAACCGCGGAGCGGCGCATTACGGCGCAGCTGAATACCATGCGCAATTACGCCGGGGAGAAGTACATGATTCCCGGCAACCACGACTGGAAACAGGGCCTGAACGGCAGCGTAGAGCAGGTAAACCGCGAGCAGCAGTTTGTGGAGGAGTTCATGACCCGCGACTCGGCGGCGTTTGCCTATACCGGCGACTTTTTCATTCCGCGCGATGCCTGCCCCGGCCCGTTTGAGGTGCGCCTGCAGGATGACATTGTGATGATTGCCATCAACTCCCAGTGGTTTCTGCAAACCGATGAGCGGCCTTATGGCGGCAACAGCGGTTGCGGCGTAGCCGATGAAACCGACTTTTTTACGCAGCTGGAGGATATTATTCAGCACAACGCTGGCAAGAACATTATGGTGGTGGCCCACCACCCCCTGTTTTCTGATGGTATTCACGGCGGCTACTTCACCCTGGCCGACCACTTCTTTCCGCTGTCCATCGTCTATAAATACGCTTTCCTGCCTTTGCCCATCATCGGCTCCATCTACCCGTTTGCGCGCAAGTACGGCGGGGTAAGCCAGGATATTCCGCACCCGATGTACCAGAAGTACAAAGACGGCCTGATGGAGATTTTCAATAAGTACCCCAATGTGGTGTACGCCGCCGGCCACGAGCATAACCTGCAGTACTTCACAGAGGGCAACCTGCACCACATTGTGAGCGGCTCGGGCTGCAAAACCCAGCACGTGAAGCCCGGCCCGGGCGGCAATGCGCTGTTCTCGGATAAGGAGAAAGGCTTTGCCCGCGTGAACTACTATGACAACGGTGAAGTGTGGGTGGAGTATTATATCCCCGAAGACCGGGGCGAAAAAGGTCGCCTGGTGTTCCGCACCCCCATGTATGCCCAGCAAACGGCCGAGCTGACCCAGCTGCAGGAGCGGGAGCAGCTGCAGCGCCCCCCGTTTGGCGATAGTACCATTACCCTGGCCATAAACCCGCGCTATGCCAAGCGTGGCGCCCTGCACCGCGCCCTTTTCGGCGACCATTACCGCGCCGAGTGGTCTACCCCGGTAGAGTTTCCGGTGCTGGATATGGCCACCGAGCGGGGCGGCCTGATGCCCTACAAAGTGGGCGGGGGCAAACAAACCTCCTCTCTGAAGGTGCGCAACGAGGAAGGCCGCAACTATACCCTGCGCGGGCTTAACAAAGACCCCGCCGCCGTACTGCCCGAAGCCCTGCGTGAAACCGCGGCCCGGGACATTCTGCAGGACCAAATTTCGGCGCAGCACCCCTATGCCGCCTTTGTAATTCCGCCGCTGGCCGAGGCGGCGGGTATTCTGCATACCAATCCCAAGCCCGTGTACATCCCCCGCGACCCCCTGCTGGGCCAGTACGTAGACCGGTTTGCCGATACCCCGGCCATGATTGAGGAAGATGCCAAGGATGACCAGAGCAATGTGGAATCCCTCGGCAATGCCACCAACCTGGTGGGCACCGACAAGGTGCTGGAGCGCCTGGAGGACGACAACGACAACCGCGTAAATGAAAAAGACTTTGCCCGCTCGCGCCTCTTCGATATGTGGATTGGCGACTGGGACCGGCACGAAGACCAGTGGCGCTGGGCCGAGCGCAAGGACGCAGACGGGGACCGGAAATTTACCGCCGTGCCAGAAGACCGGGACATTGCCTTTTTCAAGGGCGACGGATTTCTGCCCTGGGTAGCCAGCCGCAAGTGGGCCATCCGCAACTTCCAGAACTTCGGAAAGGACTACGCCGACTACAAAGGCCTGAACCTGACCGCCCTGGCCAACGACCGCACCTTCCTGGCCTCGGTCAGCAAGGATAAGTGGGTGGAAATAGCCGAGGATATGAAGCGCGACCTGACCGATGCCATCATCGACAGCGCGCTGCGGGCCAACTGGGCGCCCCAGATTTACGCCCTGCACGGCCCCGAAATTGCGGCCAAGCTGAAAAGCCGCCGCGACCTGCTGCCCCAACTGGCCGCCGACTATTACGGTGTGCTGAATGAGGTGGTGGAAGTGAAAGGCAGCCGCAAGCGGGAGCAGTTTGATGTAGTGCGCCTCCCCGACAACAAGACCCGCGTCACCGTCACCAAAATCAACAAGGAGGGCAAGCGCACCAAAACCCTGTTCGATAAAACGTTTGACCCCAGCGTTACCAAGGATATTCGCCTCTATGGCTTTGCCGGGCACGATGTGTACCACGTTACCGGGGAGTCGAAAAAAGGCCCCTTGCTGCGCATTATTGGCGGCACTGAGGCCGACACCATCACCGATAATTCCCGCGTGGGCGGCTGGCGCCACCGCACACTGGTGTACGATGCCGATACCAGCAACATTATTACAGCCGGCAAGGAAACACGCCTGCACCTGGAGCCCGGCACAGAGGTGAGCCGCTACGACCACCCCAACCGCACCGACCGCAAAGACTACCGCCTGCCTTACTTCGGTCCGGCCGTGTATTTCGGGTATAATATTGATGATGGTCTGTTTGTAGGCGGTGGCGGCACGCTGCGCACCTACGGCTTCCGCCGCTCTCCCTTTGCCACGGAGCAAACGCTGGTAGCCAACTACGCGCCCAGCCGCCAGGCGTATAACGTGCGCTACAACGGGGCCTTCACGGATGTGGTAGGGAAGTTTGATCTGAAGATCAACTCCCAGTTTTATGGCCCTCAGCTGCTGTATAACTACTTCGGCTCGGGCAACAATACCCGTAACGTGCTGGCGGAGCGGGGCGATGACAACCGCGTCACCAACCGCGACATCAACGACAACTACCGCATCCGCTTCTCGCGCTTTTACTTCTCGCCAGTGCTGGAAAAGGATGTTTTCAGCTTTCTGAAGGCAGGCATCGGGCCGCAGTACGACCAGTGGCGCATCTCCAAGCAAGACCTGGGCCAGCAGATTCTCAGCGGCCTTGATGAGCAGGGCAACGGTGCCACTGGGGCCGCCACCGGCATCCGCGCCTCTGACTTCCAGCTGAACCGCTACCTGGGCGGGCGCGTGTATGTTAACCTGGACGCCGCCAGCTCCCCCAAAAACCCCCGTATTGGATTGCGCTGGTACAACTCTGCGGAGTTTAACCGCCAGCTGAACGGGGAGAAGCTGCAGTACACCCGCCTGGCTTCCGAAGCCCGGTTCTACCTCAGCCCCAACTTTCCGTTCCAGCTTACCTGGGCCGGCCGTCTGGGCATCAGTCATAACATCGGCGACTACCGCTTCTACCAAGCCAACACCCTAGGCGGCACCACCAACCTGCGTGGCTACCGCCGCACGCGCTACGCTGGCCGCACCTCGTTGTATGGCAATGGCGAGGTGCGGGTGCAGCTTTTCACCTTCAATGCCTACCTGGTGCCCGGCAAGTTTGGCGTGCTGGGCCTGGCCGATGCGGCCCGCGTATTTACCACGCAGGACACGCGCACCGGTCTGCAGGCCTTCCATACGGCTGTGGGCGGCGGTATCTGGGTGGATGTGCTGAAGCAGGCTGTGATAAATGCTACGTACTCTGTGGGCGAGGAAAATCTGGTGTTTGTCGGCTTCGATTTCCTGTTCTAA